Proteins co-encoded in one Paracrocinitomix mangrovi genomic window:
- a CDS encoding COX15/CtaA family protein, whose amino-acid sequence MNSTFSRSYLKLAWTTLVLIYLVIIAGSVVRSTGSGMGCPDWPKCFDQYIPPTSADQLPDNYKEKYQDYRAKKVKKFAGFIEKIGMSETADQLRNDETLLIEQDFNAAKTWTEYANRLVGFLAGNAVLILFIWTLVKYRRKRTLLYLTLLNLILMGIEAWFGSIVVATNLVPWTITLHMFLALVIVAIQVKIIRIIKDKKYQLKIKPAFKYLFWFTLLLTFVQIMFGAQVRQEIDFMVKDSMGRTEWIANMKGDFYFHRSFSWVLLAANFVLFYFNRKWLYGIPTIKIIVALILVEFATGVLFSYADMPAFTQPIHLLTASLLLGIQLFTLQYLKYQRDAL is encoded by the coding sequence ATGAATTCAACATTTAGTAGATCATATTTAAAACTAGCATGGACAACTTTGGTATTAATTTACCTTGTCATCATTGCAGGAAGTGTTGTTAGATCTACGGGTTCAGGAATGGGATGTCCGGATTGGCCTAAATGTTTTGATCAATATATCCCTCCGACTTCTGCAGATCAATTACCAGATAATTACAAAGAAAAATATCAGGATTACAGAGCCAAGAAGGTGAAGAAATTTGCTGGATTTATTGAAAAAATTGGGATGTCAGAAACGGCAGATCAATTAAGAAATGATGAAACACTTTTAATTGAGCAAGATTTCAATGCAGCTAAAACGTGGACAGAATATGCTAATAGGCTGGTTGGGTTTTTAGCCGGAAATGCTGTCCTAATCCTCTTTATTTGGACACTTGTAAAGTATAGAAGAAAAAGAACATTGCTTTATTTAACATTACTCAACCTTATTCTAATGGGAATTGAAGCCTGGTTTGGTTCAATTGTCGTAGCTACTAACCTTGTACCTTGGACCATTACTTTACATATGTTTTTAGCACTTGTGATTGTGGCTATACAGGTGAAGATAATCCGCATCATAAAAGACAAAAAATATCAACTTAAAATAAAACCTGCTTTTAAATATCTTTTTTGGTTTACACTCCTATTGACATTTGTTCAAATTATGTTTGGTGCACAAGTAAGACAGGAAATAGATTTTATGGTGAAAGATTCAATGGGTAGAACAGAGTGGATTGCCAATATGAAGGGGGATTTTTATTTTCACAGATCATTTTCTTGGGTTTTACTGGCGGCAAATTTTGTTTTGTTTTATTTCAATAGAAAATGGCTTTACGGAATCCCAACGATTAAGATTATTGTTGCTTTAATATTGGTTGAATTTGCAACAGGCGTTTTATTCTCATATGCAGATATGCCTGCTTTCACTCAACCTATACATTTATTAACAGCCTCTTTATTGTTAGGAATTCAATTGTTTACACTTCAATATCTCAAGTACCAAAGGGATGCTTTATAG
- a CDS encoding TlpA disulfide reductase family protein gives MKHVLLCLTLFIGVFSWSQKTAKISVEMRNPYPDQDKAYLIFNGKVGEKVKQKVVDSCDIKNGLFSFEVEVDELSEFIVNTGDEYFAVYMQKGDDITTKVNTKMFDETLSFTGTGAERNNMNMTVYLISERYSLLIQSAIANCYDHPEDTTNVFKAVNAYDSLFAAYIDDELQFYPELEAAWKNKVAQQKNASKYYLGSIEETAKLRALEKNSIGKEFKNFSGINLNGDRISLKDFYGKPIILDFWATWCGPCKAEFPGLRELEEKYGEKINIVSVGVWCKEDDWRKMAIKEEFKLNIYLTKEESEGLQSEYMLNSIPRYVMLDKTGKVININAVRPSLGLEDLIKKHYL, from the coding sequence ATGAAACATGTACTGCTGTGTTTAACGCTATTTATTGGCGTATTTAGTTGGTCTCAAAAAACGGCTAAGATTAGCGTTGAAATGAGAAATCCATACCCTGATCAGGACAAAGCTTATTTAATTTTCAACGGTAAGGTTGGTGAAAAAGTAAAGCAAAAAGTTGTGGACAGTTGTGACATTAAAAATGGACTTTTTTCATTTGAAGTAGAAGTAGATGAATTATCAGAGTTTATTGTAAACACAGGGGATGAATACTTTGCGGTTTACATGCAAAAAGGAGATGATATAACCACTAAAGTGAACACAAAAATGTTTGATGAAACTCTTTCATTTACCGGAACGGGAGCTGAAAGAAATAACATGAACATGACTGTTTATCTAATAAGTGAGCGATACAGTTTATTAATACAATCGGCCATTGCTAATTGTTACGACCATCCTGAAGACACAACCAACGTATTTAAAGCAGTTAATGCTTATGACAGTTTGTTTGCTGCATATATAGATGATGAACTTCAATTTTATCCCGAGCTTGAAGCCGCATGGAAAAATAAAGTTGCACAGCAAAAAAACGCCTCAAAATATTATCTAGGATCCATTGAAGAAACAGCAAAATTGAGGGCTTTAGAAAAAAACTCAATTGGTAAAGAATTCAAAAATTTTAGCGGTATCAATCTCAATGGTGACAGAATCTCATTAAAAGACTTTTATGGTAAACCAATCATTTTGGACTTTTGGGCTACTTGGTGTGGACCGTGTAAAGCAGAGTTCCCTGGATTAAGAGAATTGGAAGAGAAATATGGTGAGAAAATAAATATAGTAAGTGTGGGAGTTTGGTGTAAAGAAGATGATTGGAGAAAAATGGCTATTAAAGAAGAATTCAAACTCAATATTTATCTGACAAAAGAGGAATCTGAAGGTTTGCAAAGCGAATACATGTTAAACAGCATTCCACGTTATGTAATGTTAGATAAAACAGGGAAAGTGATCAATATCAATGCGGTTCGACCTAGTCTTGGATTAGAGGATCTTATCAAAAAACATTATTTGTAG
- a CDS encoding DUF1801 domain-containing protein produces the protein MQDFKFNSYIEFYEYLNDDHQMMVTILRDIIQDSLPDIKEKLSWNVPFYFKNKNICFIWPGSIPWGKQTKKGVELGFTKGYLLKPNDFLEKGNRKQVYIKTFYSVDEIESNYDKITSLLLEANQIDKNLKK, from the coding sequence ATGCAAGATTTTAAATTCAATTCGTACATTGAGTTTTACGAATATTTAAATGACGATCATCAAATGATGGTCACTATTTTAAGGGATATCATTCAGGACAGTTTGCCTGATATTAAAGAGAAACTGTCCTGGAATGTTCCTTTTTATTTCAAAAACAAAAATATTTGTTTCATTTGGCCAGGTTCAATTCCCTGGGGAAAACAAACTAAAAAAGGCGTAGAACTTGGATTTACCAAAGGTTACCTTTTAAAGCCAAATGATTTTTTAGAAAAAGGAAATAGAAAACAGGTTTATATCAAAACATTTTATTCTGTTGATGAGATTGAAAGCAATTATGACAAGATCACTTCATTGCTTCTAGAAGCTAATCAGATTGATAAAAATTTAAAGAAATGA
- a CDS encoding YbjN domain-containing protein, translating to MSNIQNYYDMIESCLRTLGVDPSTCRGNQAGSWALFKGSAKVYIDCWHIENQGRAYFQVMAPIMKIPEQNRETFYYDLLSFNDKLFSCAFALYNDWAWIKMIREVDGLDESEALAIIQRVGSYADDYDDILKQHYESAAAVGTENAQGAGGR from the coding sequence ATGAGTAACATTCAAAATTATTACGACATGATAGAGTCGTGTTTGAGAACCCTTGGAGTTGACCCATCTACATGCAGAGGAAATCAAGCCGGCTCATGGGCACTTTTTAAAGGAAGTGCAAAAGTTTATATTGATTGCTGGCATATTGAAAATCAAGGAAGAGCTTATTTTCAAGTAATGGCACCAATTATGAAAATTCCTGAGCAAAACAGAGAAACTTTCTATTATGATCTTTTATCATTTAATGATAAGTTGTTCTCTTGTGCTTTTGCTTTATATAATGATTGGGCCTGGATTAAAATGATTCGTGAAGTTGATGGATTAGATGAAAGTGAAGCGTTGGCTATTATTCAAAGAGTTGGTTCTTATGCTGACGATTATGACGATATTTTAAAACAACATTATGAGTCTGCAGCTGCTGTTGGAACAGAGAATGCTCAGGGAGCTGGTGGACGTTAA
- a CDS encoding PKD domain-containing protein, whose protein sequence is MRQLVLTVILSCLTLSGFASHIVGGEIFYDHLGGTQYQVTVKLYRDCLSDGAQFDQNLPITVFNGNGAQIDQFTIPFPGSTQLPVQFSNPCVTIPTDICVEEAVYTKVVNLPASSTGWTLSYQRCCRGPNVTNLVNPSSTGLTLTVDIPAQSTVASNSSPRFNNFPPLLLCANDALEFDHAATDPDGDSLAYSLCTPYHGGSDFDPAPNPSTAPPYTPVTWEAGISATSPFTVGNITLDPVTGFMIAAPGAPGLYAVGVCVSEYRNGVLIGTSTRDFLFRVMNCEIELAANMVAQENLVTFESYCQGLTVDFENNSFGGTNYQWDFGVAGITTDVSTSFEPSYTYPADGTYTVTLIVNPGWPCSDTAVGDFTVNNQISAFFEPPATQCVLDNSFDFAGQGTFPAAGSTFNWNFGSDATPGTSTDLNPTDIVYATHGTKPVTFTVYYDQCEASYTDNVLVSQPPQINLSIPDELKCVPYTAQFTNLSTASTTIYSLWDFGDGTTSNVTSPSHVYDQVGLYDVSLTIWTTTGCIDTLSINMPNAIEVFPRPTAQFSVTPYEQLEYDNEFFFTDESDTSEVVESWFYFADGNYTDQDSVYHSYLEPGVYLPWQIVKNEYGCTDKVYGQIKIIPILDVMVPNAFTPDGNSINNIFKPVLFDEKVYELWIYNRWGEQIHYEKGIDASWDGSYNGTLVPSGVYIWKMKYTSFKYEDIPVEKQGHVILLR, encoded by the coding sequence ATGCGACAATTGGTACTAACTGTCATTCTAAGCTGCTTGACACTGAGTGGTTTTGCTTCTCATATTGTGGGAGGTGAAATATTTTATGATCACTTAGGAGGTACTCAATATCAAGTTACGGTCAAGCTTTACAGAGATTGTTTATCGGATGGTGCTCAGTTTGATCAAAATTTGCCTATAACTGTTTTTAATGGAAACGGCGCTCAAATTGATCAATTTACAATTCCATTCCCTGGAAGTACGCAACTGCCGGTGCAGTTTTCAAACCCTTGTGTTACAATACCTACAGATATTTGCGTTGAAGAGGCTGTCTACACTAAAGTGGTGAATTTACCTGCTTCATCTACTGGTTGGACGTTGAGTTATCAAAGATGCTGTAGAGGTCCAAATGTGACTAATTTGGTTAATCCATCTTCAACAGGTTTAACATTAACAGTAGATATTCCAGCTCAAAGTACGGTTGCTTCTAATAGCAGTCCAAGGTTTAATAATTTCCCTCCTTTGTTGTTATGTGCCAATGATGCATTGGAATTTGATCATGCAGCTACTGATCCTGATGGAGACAGTTTAGCATATAGTTTATGTACACCTTATCATGGAGGTTCAGATTTCGATCCTGCCCCAAATCCTTCAACGGCCCCTCCTTATACTCCTGTAACATGGGAAGCCGGAATTAGTGCTACAAGTCCTTTTACTGTTGGAAATATTACTCTTGATCCTGTAACGGGATTCATGATTGCCGCTCCGGGAGCGCCTGGTTTGTATGCCGTTGGTGTTTGTGTTTCAGAGTATAGAAACGGAGTTTTAATCGGAACCAGTACACGAGATTTTTTATTTAGGGTAATGAACTGTGAAATTGAGTTGGCCGCTAATATGGTGGCGCAAGAAAATTTGGTAACTTTTGAATCTTATTGTCAGGGATTAACGGTTGATTTTGAAAACAACAGTTTTGGGGGCACTAATTATCAATGGGATTTTGGCGTAGCAGGAATCACTACTGACGTGAGTACAAGTTTTGAACCTTCGTATACTTATCCGGCAGATGGAACTTATACTGTTACATTGATTGTTAACCCGGGCTGGCCTTGTTCAGATACTGCCGTTGGGGATTTTACAGTAAACAATCAAATAAGTGCGTTTTTTGAACCTCCTGCAACTCAGTGCGTTTTGGATAATAGTTTTGACTTTGCCGGACAGGGAACTTTCCCGGCTGCTGGATCCACATTTAATTGGAATTTTGGGTCGGATGCAACACCAGGTACATCAACTGATCTGAATCCAACTGATATAGTTTATGCAACACATGGAACCAAGCCTGTTACATTTACCGTTTATTATGATCAGTGCGAGGCATCTTACACAGATAATGTTTTAGTATCTCAACCGCCACAAATAAATTTATCTATTCCGGATGAATTGAAATGCGTTCCTTATACTGCTCAATTTACAAACTTATCTACGGCTAGTACAACCATTTATTCTTTGTGGGATTTTGGAGATGGAACTACATCCAACGTTACAAGTCCTTCACATGTTTATGATCAAGTTGGTTTGTATGATGTGTCACTCACCATCTGGACAACAACTGGTTGTATAGATACTTTAAGCATTAACATGCCTAATGCTATTGAAGTTTTTCCAAGGCCAACTGCGCAGTTTTCAGTTACTCCGTATGAGCAATTAGAATATGACAATGAGTTCTTTTTTACAGATGAATCTGATACTTCAGAAGTTGTTGAATCTTGGTTTTATTTTGCGGATGGAAATTACACTGATCAGGACAGTGTTTATCATAGTTATTTAGAACCTGGTGTTTATCTGCCATGGCAAATTGTTAAAAATGAGTATGGTTGTACAGATAAAGTTTATGGTCAAATTAAGATTATTCCTATTCTGGATGTAATGGTTCCAAATGCATTTACACCGGACGGGAATTCAATCAATAACATATTTAAACCTGTACTGTTTGATGAAAAGGTTTATGAATTATGGATTTATAATCGTTGGGGAGAGCAAATCCATTATGAAAAAGGTATTGATGCTAGTTGGGATGGTTCGTACAACGGCACATTGGTTCCAAGCGGAGTTTATATTTGGAAGATGAAATACACTTCATTCAAGTATGAAGATATTCCGGTAGAGAAACAAGGACATGTAATACTACTTAGATAA
- the hemA gene encoding glutamyl-tRNA reductase: protein MLKFNIIAFTHHNIGVEEIGKFHIEGEQIIDIMNHLKSQMNIEEMMYVSTCNRVEFVFVTQQDVDASFITHFLNEFNEDWDQNHISKLLEAHKHWNGINAVNHLIEVACSLDSMVIGEREIITQLKDSFEFARKSDISGDTIRLVMKQVIETAKRVYTQTDIATKPVSVVSLAYQQLLQKGLDINTRVLIVGAGVTNTNMGRFLIDHGYANFTVFNRSLGNAKLLAEMLKGEAKTLEDLHNYSEGFDLLVTCTASTEPVITTELYSKLLAGDKSKKIVIDLAVPADIDSDVIEQNDVDYISIEFLKSISDSNLALRKRELIKVRQIIYEAVEEFKELFKLRQIEIKMRSIPERVKEIRSTAMNEVFSKDLEQLDEHSREVLEKILNYMEKKYVSVPMIAAKEMFSEKNTA from the coding sequence GTGTTAAAGTTTAATATAATAGCATTTACGCATCATAATATTGGTGTTGAGGAGATTGGGAAATTTCATATTGAAGGTGAACAGATAATTGATATCATGAACCACCTTAAATCACAAATGAATATAGAGGAGATGATGTATGTTTCAACTTGTAACAGGGTTGAATTTGTTTTTGTGACTCAGCAAGACGTAGATGCTTCCTTTATCACACATTTCTTAAATGAATTCAATGAAGATTGGGATCAAAATCATATCTCAAAACTTTTGGAAGCCCATAAACACTGGAATGGTATTAATGCAGTGAATCATTTGATAGAAGTAGCTTGTTCACTTGATTCAATGGTAATTGGTGAAAGAGAAATCATCACGCAATTAAAGGATTCATTTGAGTTTGCCAGAAAAAGTGATATATCTGGAGATACTATTAGACTTGTCATGAAACAAGTTATTGAAACTGCAAAAAGGGTATATACCCAAACAGATATTGCTACTAAGCCGGTATCCGTAGTATCATTGGCCTATCAACAATTATTACAAAAAGGCTTAGATATTAATACAAGGGTACTGATTGTAGGAGCTGGTGTAACAAATACCAATATGGGTCGGTTTTTAATTGATCATGGCTATGCTAATTTTACAGTATTCAATAGATCTTTGGGTAATGCAAAGCTATTGGCAGAAATGTTGAAAGGTGAGGCTAAAACGCTTGAAGATCTTCATAACTATAGTGAAGGGTTTGATTTGTTAGTGACTTGCACAGCATCTACTGAGCCTGTTATTACAACTGAACTATATTCTAAATTATTAGCAGGAGATAAAAGCAAGAAAATTGTAATTGACCTGGCTGTTCCGGCTGATATTGATTCAGATGTTATTGAGCAAAACGACGTAGACTATATATCAATAGAGTTTTTAAAATCTATTTCAGATAGTAACTTGGCTTTGAGAAAACGTGAATTGATCAAGGTTAGACAAATTATATATGAAGCGGTAGAAGAGTTCAAAGAGCTTTTTAAATTACGTCAAATTGAAATCAAAATGAGATCAATTCCTGAACGTGTTAAAGAGATTAGATCTACTGCAATGAATGAAGTTTTTAGTAAGGATTTAGAACAATTGGATGAACATTCAAGAGAGGTATTAGAAAAGATTCTGAATTACATGGAAAAGAAATATGTATCAGTTCCTATGATTGCCGCAAAAGAAATGTTTTCAGAAAAAAATACTGCATGA
- the hemC gene encoding hydroxymethylbilane synthase, with the protein MNIRIGSRGSDLALWQANFVKDELTALGHEVEIIIIETKGDKIQDLSFDKIEGKGFFTKEIEAALIDNEIDLAVHSHKDLETTPPEGLVIAAVSARANPVDVLLVRKEAVDEIKTLDLKDDPIVGTSSARRQTQLRRLRSDVQLKDLRGNVPTRINKLRNGDYDAIVLAAAGVQRLELDLSDLHVIEMDPTLFIPAPAQGVLGLQVRDTDSAVKEAVAALNNVEVGAVINIERGILRGMEGGCQLPLGVHCYKEHGDWVVYTAYCKDKNGVAEVNSYQSEEIEGLVELIVDDLKDGIS; encoded by the coding sequence ATGAATATCAGAATCGGATCAAGGGGAAGCGATTTAGCCTTGTGGCAAGCAAACTTTGTAAAAGATGAATTAACTGCTTTAGGGCATGAGGTTGAAATTATCATCATTGAAACCAAAGGAGATAAAATTCAAGATTTGAGTTTTGACAAAATTGAAGGAAAGGGTTTTTTCACTAAAGAAATTGAGGCAGCTTTAATTGATAATGAAATTGATTTAGCAGTGCATTCTCATAAAGATTTAGAAACTACTCCTCCTGAAGGTTTGGTGATAGCAGCTGTGTCTGCAAGAGCAAATCCGGTGGATGTCTTATTGGTAAGAAAAGAGGCTGTAGATGAAATTAAAACCCTTGATCTAAAAGATGATCCAATTGTTGGAACTTCATCTGCGCGAAGACAAACTCAATTAAGAAGATTGAGATCTGATGTACAGCTAAAAGATTTGAGAGGTAATGTGCCAACTCGCATTAATAAACTGAGAAATGGAGATTATGATGCTATTGTTTTGGCAGCTGCTGGTGTACAAAGACTTGAATTAGATTTGAGTGACTTGCATGTAATTGAAATGGATCCTACACTTTTTATTCCTGCTCCTGCACAAGGAGTGCTTGGACTTCAGGTGAGAGATACTGATTCAGCTGTAAAAGAAGCAGTTGCAGCATTAAATAATGTGGAAGTTGGAGCTGTTATTAATATAGAAAGAGGTATATTGAGAGGAATGGAAGGTGGTTGTCAATTACCATTGGGTGTTCATTGTTATAAAGAACATGGTGATTGGGTAGTTTATACAGCCTATTGTAAAGATAAAAATGGAGTTGCGGAAGTCAATTCGTATCAATCTGAAGAAATTGAAGGATTGGTTGAATTGATAGTTGATGATTTAAAAGATGGGATTTCCTAA
- a CDS encoding uroporphyrinogen-III synthase encodes MGFPKKILVSRNLSTDSVLREWATEHNHALIEAPFIRIDAVTNIDIPQSDWIFFSSPNGVDIYFDHHPILAKKIAAYGGGTMNRLTSRGIEADFVGDNRKTPEKIGEDFFNFIDPNEVVLFPVSQLSRKSIIQVNQKNKCIELVIYNTSTEATEMPKVDYAILTSPSNIDGYIKANPIENVRFIVLGTTSKNHFDNLNLGAEVYMPKSSTEEAVIELLEDLMRQA; translated from the coding sequence ATGGGATTTCCTAAAAAAATACTGGTATCTAGAAACTTAAGTACTGATTCTGTTTTAAGAGAATGGGCTACGGAACATAACCATGCTTTAATTGAAGCGCCCTTTATCAGGATTGATGCCGTTACCAATATTGACATTCCACAATCTGACTGGATTTTCTTTTCATCACCAAATGGTGTGGATATTTACTTTGATCATCATCCAATTTTAGCCAAAAAAATTGCTGCTTATGGTGGTGGTACAATGAACCGATTAACATCAAGGGGAATTGAAGCTGATTTTGTTGGAGACAATAGAAAAACACCTGAAAAAATAGGAGAAGACTTCTTCAATTTTATTGACCCCAATGAAGTTGTGTTGTTTCCGGTAAGTCAACTTTCTAGAAAAAGTATAATTCAGGTCAATCAAAAAAATAAGTGTATTGAATTGGTGATTTACAACACAAGTACAGAAGCTACTGAGATGCCTAAAGTGGATTACGCCATTTTAACTTCTCCTTCTAATATAGATGGATATATTAAAGCCAATCCGATTGAAAATGTGAGGTTTATTGTTTTAGGAACAACGTCTAAAAACCACTTTGATAATCTGAATTTAGGCGCCGAAGTTTATATGCCAAAATCTTCTACTGAAGAGGCAGTTATTGAGCTACTTGAGGATCTGATGCGTCAGGCGTAG
- a CDS encoding signal peptidase II, with the protein MRKGKISIGWKVVILIGLILIIDQIVKVWIKTSFEPYETSTIVDGFFQLHFIENRGMAFGTTFGSGALPKYALSIFRMIAIIGIAYYIIKLIKEKNTHTGLILSVGLIFAGATGNLIDGMLYDYIWDVDCNIYWNQAKDTNGEPLFDQNGFVCRPTGFLQGSVVDMFQFTLKWPEAMPFGLGGKEIFGAIWNIADAAISIGVILIIINYRRFFRRPESEEEDENKSEEETTTPDASDPQVAQ; encoded by the coding sequence ATGCGCAAGGGTAAAATATCCATAGGCTGGAAAGTTGTTATTTTGATTGGACTGATCTTAATTATAGATCAGATTGTGAAAGTATGGATTAAAACTTCATTTGAACCATACGAAACAAGTACAATAGTTGACGGATTTTTCCAACTTCATTTTATAGAAAATAGAGGGATGGCATTTGGAACAACTTTTGGTTCCGGCGCATTGCCAAAATATGCCCTTTCCATTTTCAGGATGATTGCGATCATTGGTATTGCTTATTACATCATCAAATTAATAAAAGAAAAAAATACACATACAGGTTTAATTCTTTCTGTAGGACTCATATTCGCTGGAGCAACGGGAAATTTAATAGACGGTATGTTGTATGACTACATTTGGGATGTAGATTGCAACATCTACTGGAATCAAGCAAAAGACACTAATGGAGAGCCCTTATTTGATCAAAACGGATTTGTATGCAGACCAACCGGATTTTTACAAGGTAGTGTAGTTGACATGTTTCAATTTACCCTTAAATGGCCTGAAGCAATGCCGTTTGGTTTAGGGGGAAAAGAAATATTTGGCGCCATTTGGAACATTGCAGATGCAGCCATTTCAATAGGTGTAATTCTGATTATTATCAATTACAGAAGATTTTTCAGACGACCAGAATCAGAAGAGGAAGATGAAAATAAATCTGAAGAAGAAACTACTACGCCTGACGCATCAGATCCTCAAGTAGCTCAATAA
- a CDS encoding TraR/DksA family transcriptional regulator, with the protein MADLVRYSDKDLAEFREIIEAKLQEAKEDLRLLKGQLDHSDDHGTDDTGRSFNMMEDGSETMSREEMAQLAARQEKFIQNLQNALIRIENKTYGICRVTGKLIKKERLKLVPHATLSIEAKNAQG; encoded by the coding sequence ATGGCAGATTTAGTAAGATATTCAGATAAAGATCTTGCAGAGTTCAGAGAAATTATTGAAGCCAAATTACAAGAGGCCAAAGAAGATCTGAGATTGTTAAAAGGTCAATTAGATCACAGTGACGATCATGGAACTGATGATACAGGTAGATCATTCAACATGATGGAAGATGGTTCTGAGACAATGTCTAGAGAAGAGATGGCTCAATTGGCAGCTCGCCAGGAAAAGTTCATTCAGAATTTACAAAACGCTTTGATCAGAATTGAGAATAAAACCTACGGGATTTGTAGAGTTACTGGAAAATTGATCAAAAAAGAGCGCTTAAAGCTAGTGCCTCACGCTACATTGAGCATTGAAGCTAAAAATGCGCAAGGGTAA
- a CDS encoding NAD(P)H-dependent oxidoreductase — MDKQIIDSLKSRYAVKKFDPTKKLTEKQLENVLEATRLTATSYGLQLMKVVLVNDKDTREKLVDCSFGQRQVADASHLLVLCRERDFDLDHIEDYVQNIADTRKVEADSLSGFKNGMAKLLTKRKEDQVSWMDKQVYIALGNLITTCAIMGIGACPMEGFIPDEYDEILDLKSQNLASVLVLPIGFPAEDDPGAKRAKVRRPIEKFVIEK; from the coding sequence ATGGATAAGCAAATTATTGATTCTTTAAAAAGCAGATATGCTGTAAAGAAATTTGATCCGACAAAAAAATTAACTGAAAAACAACTAGAAAACGTTTTAGAAGCGACTAGATTAACCGCTACATCCTATGGTTTACAGTTAATGAAAGTAGTTTTAGTAAATGATAAAGACACTCGTGAAAAGTTGGTAGATTGTTCATTTGGTCAAAGACAAGTGGCGGATGCATCTCATTTACTTGTATTATGTCGTGAAAGGGATTTTGATTTGGATCACATTGAAGATTATGTTCAGAATATTGCAGATACACGTAAAGTTGAAGCCGATTCTCTTAGTGGATTTAAAAATGGGATGGCCAAATTGCTTACAAAGAGAAAAGAAGATCAGGTAAGTTGGATGGATAAGCAGGTTTACATTGCTTTAGGGAATCTTATTACAACTTGTGCGATTATGGGAATAGGTGCTTGTCCAATGGAAGGTTTTATTCCGGACGAGTATGATGAGATATTGGATTTGAAATCACAAAATTTAGCTTCAGTATTGGTTTTGCCAATTGGATTTCCAGCTGAGGATGATCCAGGGGCAAAAAGAGCGAAGGTGAGAAGACCAATTGAGAAATTTGTGATTGAGAAATAA